A single Candidatus Sulfotelmatobacter sp. DNA region contains:
- a CDS encoding sugar transferase, protein MGSPFFNSEQPDPAAVDWARLIPGQTPGLGRPNLGRPSLGKPGLREAEFRRNGKKPVQSVRPGTPGRKPGSQAQIVAQTAAAYTTESSLTYLLPHPLQGQMAWKWIRATAADFALVALNWLLIGALLVPLRALFPHVNLFHYAAGAPAWLLGLAFLHAVLITLVAYAEGLHAEETGLRGEVRILGKSVLWATTVLCVTYGLQGATRGTSALFCAAGMLHFVALWTWRGQRARLERHLPASAETRNVLVVGAGGVGRRIASYIEQHPEEGRTVCGFLDDERPIGNDVIGRVRELARLARMGFVDEVILASPHNRELTRQVLHESRRLRLDLKIVPELFGCKTGGGTERLGDLLLISLHNEQLPAAGLVLKRLVDVIGAGLAFVVLTPLLAAIAGLIKLDSRGPVLYCAPRAGRKGQRFRCYKFRTMVSNADALKEPLRRNNQRSGPFFKIADDPRITRLGRFLRHYSIDELPQLWNVLKGEMSLVGPRPHPLDDVAGYEIEHLARLDVTPGITGLWQVTARRDPSFQRGMDLDREYIHTWSLGSDMRILLKTVRVVLCGSGD, encoded by the coding sequence TTGGGCTCTCCTTTTTTTAATTCGGAGCAACCGGATCCGGCGGCGGTTGACTGGGCGCGTCTGATTCCTGGTCAGACTCCAGGGCTGGGCAGACCGAACCTCGGCAGACCCAGCCTCGGCAAACCCGGCCTTCGCGAAGCAGAGTTTCGCAGAAATGGAAAGAAGCCGGTGCAGTCAGTCCGGCCGGGCACGCCAGGTCGCAAGCCGGGAAGCCAGGCCCAGATCGTGGCACAGACTGCGGCCGCATACACAACGGAGAGCTCACTGACGTATTTGTTGCCACATCCGCTACAGGGGCAGATGGCCTGGAAATGGATCCGCGCCACGGCGGCAGATTTCGCGCTGGTAGCACTAAATTGGCTGTTGATCGGGGCTCTGCTGGTACCGCTGCGCGCGCTTTTTCCCCATGTGAATCTGTTCCATTATGCCGCCGGCGCGCCCGCTTGGCTGCTGGGTCTGGCCTTTCTTCACGCGGTGTTGATCACGCTGGTGGCCTACGCTGAAGGTTTGCATGCCGAAGAAACGGGCTTGCGGGGAGAGGTTCGCATTCTAGGGAAGTCGGTGCTGTGGGCGACCACGGTGCTCTGCGTTACTTATGGCTTGCAGGGGGCTACACGGGGCACGAGCGCTCTATTCTGCGCCGCTGGAATGCTGCATTTCGTCGCGTTGTGGACTTGGCGGGGACAAAGAGCAAGGCTGGAGCGTCATCTGCCAGCGAGCGCCGAAACCCGCAACGTGCTGGTCGTGGGGGCTGGCGGAGTAGGTCGGCGAATCGCTTCGTATATTGAACAGCATCCTGAGGAAGGCCGAACTGTCTGCGGTTTCCTCGATGACGAGAGACCGATAGGCAATGACGTAATCGGGCGGGTACGCGAGTTGGCGCGGCTCGCGCGCATGGGATTTGTCGACGAGGTCATTCTGGCGTCGCCACATAACCGCGAGCTGACGCGGCAAGTGTTGCACGAATCGCGCCGGTTGCGGCTCGATCTGAAAATAGTCCCGGAGTTGTTCGGCTGCAAGACCGGCGGAGGCACGGAGCGGCTCGGAGATTTGCTGTTGATTAGCCTGCACAACGAGCAATTGCCGGCGGCCGGTCTGGTGTTGAAACGGCTGGTTGACGTAATCGGAGCGGGGCTGGCATTCGTGGTGCTCACACCCTTGCTGGCAGCGATTGCGGGGTTGATCAAACTCGATTCGCGCGGACCGGTGCTGTACTGCGCGCCGCGGGCCGGCCGCAAAGGACAACGGTTTCGCTGCTACAAATTTCGCACCATGGTAAGCAATGCGGACGCGTTGAAAGAGCCTTTGCGGCGAAATAATCAGCGTTCCGGGCCATTTTTCAAAATCGCCGACGATCCACGGATCACGCGCCTGGGACGGTTTCTGCGGCATTACAGCATCGATGAACTGCCGCAGCTCTGGAACGTTCTGAAAGGAGAGATGAGTTTGGTGGGTCCGCGGCCGCATCCGCTGGACGACGTTGCCGGCTATGAGATCGAACATCTGGCGCGGCTGGATGTGACGCCGGGGATTACAGGGCTGTGGCAGGTTACGGCGCGCCGCGACCCGTCGTTTCAGCGCGGCATGGACCTGGATCGGGAATACATTCACACCTGGAGTCTGGGGTCTGATATGCGAATTTTGCTGAAAACGGTTCGAGTGGTGCTGTGCGGGAGCGGAGACTGA
- a CDS encoding polysaccharide biosynthesis/export family protein, which produces MKQHFLVTQVIVITLLAIGCGLAACAQVERTDLGGNGGNNETSRSSLTGAGAGGGSTAAAKAGEADGLGNPTLGGERHPLYRLRPSDIVDISFTVAPEFNQTLTVQPDGYVMLKDAGMVEVQGLNLQQFSEAVQKAYRGYLHDPQVAAALKDFERPYFIVGGEVGKPGKYELRSDTTVSEAVEVAGGLTQQAKHSQVVLFRRVNDELVETRLLNLKKMLKQPSLREDEHLRAGDMVFVPQNMISKIARYLTKPSMNMYISPTQF; this is translated from the coding sequence ATGAAACAGCATTTTCTAGTCACACAAGTCATCGTAATCACTCTGCTGGCGATCGGATGCGGTTTGGCCGCGTGTGCGCAGGTGGAGAGGACGGACCTGGGCGGTAATGGCGGTAATAACGAGACTTCCCGATCAAGCCTAACCGGGGCTGGAGCGGGAGGCGGCAGTACAGCGGCCGCAAAAGCCGGAGAAGCGGATGGCCTGGGAAACCCCACACTCGGAGGGGAGCGCCATCCGCTTTACCGGTTACGACCCAGTGACATAGTGGATATTAGTTTCACCGTCGCGCCGGAGTTCAACCAGACCTTGACCGTGCAGCCGGATGGGTACGTGATGTTGAAAGACGCGGGCATGGTGGAAGTGCAGGGCCTCAACCTGCAGCAATTTAGCGAGGCCGTGCAGAAGGCTTATCGGGGATATTTGCACGATCCCCAGGTGGCCGCGGCCCTGAAGGATTTTGAGCGGCCTTATTTCATCGTAGGGGGCGAAGTAGGCAAGCCGGGCAAGTATGAGCTGCGCTCGGACACGACCGTATCCGAAGCGGTTGAAGTGGCGGGAGGACTGACCCAACAGGCGAAGCATTCGCAGGTAGTGCTGTTCCGGCGGGTCAACGATGAGCTGGTGGAAACACGGCTGCTCAATCTGAAAAAAATGCTGAAGCAACCCAGCCTGAGAGAAGATGAGCACTTGCGGGCCGGGGATATGGTGTTTGTGCCGCAGAACATGATCTCAAAAATCGCACGCTACCTCACCAAGCCGTCTATGAATATGTACATCAGTCCCACGCAATTTTAG
- a CDS encoding response regulator transcription factor, whose translation MCPSSAAPTSIAIGVLIADSNRMQAQLLTSALRRRPEFHITTCPMDSLAILQAITQKPPRIAVLSVSQPADVAETVVTLRRFHLSHPEIPKVLLVDSCDRELVVSAFRSGARGIFPITDANLRLLCKCLLRVASGQIWANTEQLNYLMDLISEVPSLRVLNSSGNNLLTPREEQVVALVAEGMGNREVARELSLSEHTVKKYLYRIFEKLGVSTRVELVLYAVNNGDPRPAEWLAGASRVPDA comes from the coding sequence ATGTGTCCTTCGTCCGCCGCACCGACGTCGATTGCCATTGGTGTCCTCATCGCGGACTCCAATCGAATGCAGGCGCAGTTGCTCACCAGCGCGCTGCGCCGCCGTCCGGAGTTTCACATCACGACCTGTCCCATGGACAGTCTTGCGATTCTCCAGGCCATTACACAGAAGCCTCCCCGGATCGCAGTTTTGTCGGTGAGCCAGCCCGCCGATGTCGCCGAAACCGTGGTCACGCTGCGCCGCTTTCATCTCTCGCATCCGGAAATTCCCAAGGTTCTGCTGGTCGATAGTTGCGACCGCGAACTGGTGGTAAGTGCGTTTCGCTCCGGGGCCCGCGGCATCTTTCCCATCACCGACGCCAACCTGCGTCTGCTCTGCAAGTGCCTGCTCCGCGTAGCCTCTGGCCAAATCTGGGCCAACACCGAACAGCTCAACTACCTCATGGACCTGATCTCCGAGGTGCCCTCCTTGCGCGTGCTCAACTCGAGTGGAAATAATCTGCTCACGCCCCGCGAGGAACAGGTGGTCGCCCTCGTCGCCGAGGGCATGGGCAATCGCGAGGTGGCTCGTGAACTCAGCCTTAGTGAACATACCGTTAAGAAATACCTCTACCGCATCTTCGAAAAGCTCGGCGTCTCGACTCGCGTCGAACTCGTGCTTTATGCCGTCAACAATGGCGATCCCCGGCCCGCCGAGTGGTTAGCCGGGGCCTCCCGCGTTCCCGACGCCTAG
- a CDS encoding TonB family protein, translating into MATGAQVRRWSGTSRRRVPRFQLQAPLDVTVLRSGIPDTVPGRSVNVCERGIAAVLAGELITGETVGIEVRLPRTADSLRTRALVRYQDRLRCGLEFVGLSAEQRGTIRDWAKEAKAETDANAGVVPAMANTSGDAGGASGLISASSASIGPTSIGPSSEPRSIGAAPQKPRKKRPVPATAIFLVFLILAAIVSGVLWWRWNRGWEELESGLKNPEIVTAEKVPTQISTEVMEKLLIHRVEPTYPAEARKENLEGIVALDVIVGRDGSVLKVRALNGPQVLAAAAIDALRWWKFEPYRVNGEPAVVETTMAVEFKR; encoded by the coding sequence ATGGCAACTGGAGCACAAGTTCGACGGTGGAGTGGGACCTCGCGGAGGCGGGTGCCGCGCTTCCAGTTGCAAGCGCCTTTGGATGTGACTGTGCTGCGCTCGGGAATTCCGGACACTGTGCCGGGGCGCTCGGTGAATGTGTGCGAGCGCGGGATTGCGGCAGTGCTGGCAGGGGAACTGATTACGGGCGAGACGGTGGGGATTGAAGTGCGGCTGCCGCGGACGGCGGATTCGCTGCGTACCCGGGCCCTGGTGCGCTATCAGGACCGGTTGCGCTGCGGGCTGGAATTCGTCGGGCTGTCGGCCGAGCAGCGTGGAACGATTCGGGATTGGGCGAAAGAAGCGAAGGCAGAGACCGATGCCAATGCAGGTGTGGTTCCTGCAATGGCGAATACGAGCGGAGATGCTGGCGGCGCTAGTGGGCTGATCTCAGCGAGCTCAGCTTCAATCGGGCCAACCTCAATCGGCCCTTCCAGCGAGCCGAGATCGATCGGGGCAGCGCCGCAGAAGCCGAGAAAGAAGCGACCCGTCCCGGCCACGGCCATTTTTCTGGTCTTCCTAATCCTCGCGGCGATTGTGTCCGGCGTGCTCTGGTGGAGATGGAACCGCGGATGGGAGGAGCTGGAATCGGGGTTAAAGAACCCGGAGATTGTGACTGCAGAGAAGGTTCCGACGCAGATTTCCACCGAGGTGATGGAGAAGTTGCTGATCCATCGGGTCGAGCCCACGTATCCGGCGGAGGCGCGAAAAGAAAACCTAGAGGGAATTGTCGCGCTCGACGTTATCGTAGGACGCGATGGCTCAGTGCTGAAGGTACGCGCATTGAATGGTCCACAAGTGCTGGCCGCAGCGGCCATCGACGCGCTGCGCTGGTGGAAGTTTGAGCCTTATCGCGTGAACGGGGAACCGGCGGTGGTAGAGACGACCATGGCGGTGGAGTTTAAGCGGTAG
- the rpiA gene encoding ribose-5-phosphate isomerase RpiA — MANDLEKEAAARASLRFVKEGQVVGLGTGSTAAFFIKLLAEQVKEGMRIRGIPTSVRSKELAESLRIPLTTLDECQEIDVTVDGADEVDPKLRLIKGGGGAMLREKVVASATKQLVVVADASKQVPMLGAFPLPVEVIRFAQALVAKRIGALGAEVSVRKNTDGKPFVTDEKNHILDCRFGKIRDADGLARELSGMPGVVEHGLFIGMASVVLIAHGSEIVELKRS; from the coding sequence ATGGCGAACGATCTGGAAAAAGAGGCGGCGGCGAGGGCGAGTTTGCGGTTTGTGAAAGAGGGGCAAGTTGTCGGGCTCGGTACGGGATCGACTGCGGCATTTTTTATCAAGCTGCTGGCGGAGCAGGTGAAAGAGGGGATGCGGATTCGCGGGATTCCGACTTCGGTGCGGTCGAAGGAACTGGCGGAGAGTTTGAGGATTCCGCTGACGACGCTGGACGAGTGCCAGGAGATCGACGTCACGGTCGATGGCGCGGATGAGGTTGATCCGAAGCTGCGGCTGATTAAAGGCGGCGGCGGGGCGATGTTGCGGGAAAAGGTTGTAGCGTCGGCGACGAAACAGTTGGTGGTTGTGGCGGATGCGTCGAAGCAGGTGCCGATGCTGGGAGCGTTTCCGCTGCCGGTGGAGGTAATCCGGTTCGCGCAGGCGCTGGTGGCGAAGCGGATTGGTGCATTAGGAGCGGAAGTTTCGGTGAGGAAGAATACGGACGGGAAACCCTTTGTGACCGATGAGAAGAACCACATTCTGGATTGCAGATTCGGGAAGATTCGGGATGCGGATGGACTGGCGCGAGAGTTGAGCGGCATGCCGGGCGTGGTCGAGCATGGGCTGTTTATCGGGATGGCCAGCGTCGTGCTAATTGCTCACGGGAGTGAGATTGTGGAGTTGAAAAGAAGCTAG
- a CDS encoding DUF202 domain-containing protein, translating to MIENSTPNPNRARDHLANERTFLAWVRTGAAIVVFGFAIGRFSLAMRQLTALQGHPIKTAGLSVWMGAGTIVAGVALVVAGLARYRKTRMQLEAMKFEPAGFVLDFITLLTVVFGLALAGYLIYTEKILG from the coding sequence GTGATCGAGAACTCAACTCCAAATCCGAATCGAGCGCGCGACCATTTGGCCAATGAGCGGACGTTTCTGGCGTGGGTGCGGACCGGGGCGGCGATCGTGGTGTTCGGATTCGCCATTGGACGATTCTCGCTGGCGATGCGGCAGTTGACCGCCTTGCAGGGTCATCCGATCAAGACGGCGGGGCTTTCGGTTTGGATGGGAGCAGGGACGATTGTCGCGGGAGTGGCGCTGGTGGTGGCGGGGCTGGCGCGGTATCGCAAAACGCGAATGCAGTTGGAGGCGATGAAGTTCGAGCCAGCGGGGTTTGTGCTGGACTTCATCACGCTGTTGACGGTGGTGTTTGGGCTGGCGCTGGCGGGGTATTTGATTTATACGGAGAAGATTTTGGGGTAG
- a CDS encoding DUF302 domain-containing protein, whose protein sequence is MVQKEEQMGQANGLVRVASRYSVDETVRRLQAAFAEKGMQVFAVIDHNGEAEKVGLTMLPTKVVIFGSPKGGTPLMVAAPSLAIDLPLKALVAEDGAGKVSVTYNSPEYLKERHGVPEELIKNLAGASVSIAKAVE, encoded by the coding sequence GTGGTTCAAAAGGAAGAGCAGATGGGGCAGGCGAACGGGTTGGTTCGGGTTGCAAGCCGTTATTCGGTGGACGAGACTGTGCGGCGGTTGCAAGCGGCGTTTGCGGAAAAGGGGATGCAGGTGTTTGCTGTGATCGATCACAATGGCGAAGCCGAGAAGGTCGGATTGACTATGCTTCCGACGAAAGTGGTGATCTTCGGGAGTCCGAAGGGTGGAACTCCGCTGATGGTGGCCGCTCCGAGCCTGGCGATTGATTTGCCGCTGAAGGCGCTGGTGGCGGAGGACGGCGCTGGTAAAGTCTCGGTGACATACAACAGTCCGGAGTATCTGAAGGAGAGGCATGGCGTGCCTGAGGAGTTGATCAAAAATCTCGCGGGTGCCAGCGTTTCGATTGCGAAAGCTGTGGAATAA